A portion of the Salmo trutta chromosome 1, fSalTru1.1, whole genome shotgun sequence genome contains these proteins:
- the LOC115191425 gene encoding protein SOGA3-like isoform X1, which yields MDDTVNSAASGAADFPVAASDNSTARRQHRAPSPTKIRECASKPAQKCSSRSKNIVSKGGSRNKVVNEGLKTAVVREKEIEKCDVEAFHSDGAETDAVNCNAKKADASREEGTEEIFHQPIDSQTRRSSLRLSCLKGESSQHIESYRPDGSSTAGSVKGKAKKRGGEAVTASAGYSRNRSGEYLGCVPGLGLWSGGCLQTELIHFHLHKKLKRSVSKMHTKAERAPGAEASAETEPATEAIEAEPVTQQDEGPEDELERLVDENEDLKTEIEEMRTEMDEMRDTFYEEDTCQLQEMRRELERANKNCRILQYRLRKAERKKLRYAQTGEIDEELLRSLEQDLKVAKDVSVRLHHELENVEEKRTKTEDENEKLRQKLIEVEVTKQALQNELDKVKESQKRRGSKEVQRSDKKSAQTPTEDHNEDLKCQLAFIKEEAVLMRKKTAKIDKEKDRLEAELQKYRSFYGDLDSPHPKGEAGGPPSTRESELKLRLRLVEEEANILGRKIVELEVENRGLRAELDDLRGEGEGEGGSGGGAVGRVGVGRGHGEAMTELRQQLQLVEDEAELLRRNLADAEDHNKRVMGELNKLRFKAGTHEGGARHGGGVAGGGGVSTEKADALQEELKTARLQINDLSGKVMQLQYENRVLLSNMQRYDLASHLALRGCTSPRDSDADSDAGGTGPSVHRESDDDSSSSRVLPPHRKREGPVGGESDSDEVRNQTRCLTPTRGLYTPPPEVATRFLPRSPRDRQQMIDIRVEAEHLGRTIDRLIADTATIIAEARVYVSNGDLYGRGSGGEEEDEGGRIREHELLYRINAQMKAFRKELQGFIDRLEVPKPEDREEEPLSHSHILCLFVSVDFYIRCQGQCTGASLFKHRPQSHNWIYSMLMFNAGDYITHYPPLPSSPQVKSFSDLAYRPTLINDYAAFTSKSFPPTFPHVGDPIKTERR from the exons ATGGATGACACCGTGAACTCTGCCGCAAGCGGCGCTGCGGATTTTCCAGTGGCAGCATCAGACAATAGCACAGCGAGGAGGCAGCATCGGGCTCCCTCGCCGACCAAAATCCGGGAATGCGCCTCAAAACCGGCCCAGAAATGCTCCAGCAGATCCAAAAATATAGTTTCCAAAGGAGGATCGAGGAATAAGGTGGTAAACGAGGGGCTTAAGACCGCTGTCGTGAGGGAGAAGGAGATCGAGAAATGCGACGTGGAAGCTTTTCACTCGGATGGTGCTGAAACCGATGCTGTCAATTGCAATGCAAAGAAGGCGGATGCTAGCAGAGAGGAAGGTACGGAGGAGATATTTCACCAGCCGATAGATTCTCAAACCCGTCGTTCCTCGTTACGTTTATCCTGCCTCAAAGGCGAGTCTTCCCAACATATTGAGTCATACCGGCCAGACGGCTCCAGCACCGCGGGTTCGGTGAAAGGGAAAGCGAAGAAGCGGGGAGGGGAGGCAGTGACAGCATCAGCAGGCTACAGCAGGAATAGAAGCGGGGAATACTTGGGCTGCGTGCCGGGCCTTGGTCTGTGGAGCGGGGGTTGCTTGCAGACTGAACTCATCCACTTCCACCTACATAAGAAATTGAAGAGAAGCGTCAGTAAGATGCACACCAAGGCAGAAAGGGCTCCGGGCGCGGAGGCCTCGGCCGAGACGGAACCGGCTACAGAGGCCATAGAGGCGGAGCCCGTGACACAGCAAGACGAGGGCCCGGAGGACGAGCTGGAGAGACTGGTGGATGAGAATGAAGATCTCAAG ACGGAGATCGAGGAGATGAGGACGGAGATGGACGAGATGCGTGACACCTTCTACGAGGAGGACACGTGCCAGCTGCAGGAAATGAGGCGTGAGCTGGAGCGAGCCAATAAGAACTGCCGGATCCTCCAGTACCGGCTGAGGAAGGCTGAGAGGAAGAAGCTGCGCTACGCCCAGACAGGAGAAATCGACGAGGAACTACTGAGGAGCCTGGAGCAGgacctgaag GTAGCGAAGGATGTGTCTGTGAGGCTCCACCATGAGCTGGAGAATGTGGAGGAGAAACGCACCAAGACAGAGGACGAGAATGAGAAACTGAGGCAGAAACTCATTGAGGTGGAGGTGACCAAACAGGCCCTTCAGAATGAGCTGGACAAAGTCAAGGAG TcacagaagagaagaggaagCAAGGAGGTCCAACGGTCTGACAAGAAGTCTGCCCAGACCCCAACAGAG GACCACAACGAGGACCTCAAGTGCCAGCTGGCCTTCATCAAGGAGGAGGCCGTGTTGATGAGGAAGAAGACAGCTAAGATCGACAAGGAGAAGGACCGGCTGGAGGCGGAGCTACAGAAGTACCGCTCCTTCTACGGGGACCTAGACAGCCCCCACCCCAAGGGTGAGGCCGGGGGACCCCCCAGCACCCGTGAATCCGAGCTGAAGCTGCGTCTGcgtctggtggaggaggaggctaACATCCTAGGGAGAAAGATTGTGGAGCTGGAG GTGGAGAACCGGGGACTGAGGGCCGAGCTGGACGACctcaggggagaaggggagggagaaggggggtccggtggcgGGGCTGTGGGCAGGGTAGGAGTGGGCCGGGGCCATGGGGAGGCCATGACAGAGCTGAGGCAGCAGCTGCAGCTGGTGGAGGACGAGGCAGAATTACTGAGGAGGAACCTGGCAGATGCTGAGGATCACAACAAGAGGGTGATGGGAGAACTCAACAAGCTCAGGTTTAAGGCTGGGACCCACGAGGGAGGAGCGAGGCATGGAGGAGGggtggcaggaggaggaggagtaagcACAGAGAAGGCAGATGCACTGCAGGAAGAATTGAAGACGGCACGGCTACAGATTAATGATCTCAGTGGGAAG gtgaTGCAGCTGCAGTATGAGAACCGTGTTCTGCTCTCCAACATGCAGCGCTACGACCTGGCCTCCCACCTGGCCCTGAGGGGGTGCACAAGCCCCCGGGACAGCGATGCAGACAGCGACGCGGGTGGGACCGGCCCAAGCGTGCACCGCGAGAGTGATGatgactcctcctcctcccgtGTCCTGCCCCCGCACCGCAAACGCGAGGGCCCAGTGGGCGGGGAAAGTGACTCAGATGAGGTGCGGAACCAAACCCGCTGCCTCACACCCACCCGAGGACTCTACACACCGCCCCCAGAGGTCGCCACCCGCTTCCTGCCTCGCAGCCCACGGGATCGCCAGCAGATGATCGACATCCGGGTGGAGGCGGAGCATCTTGGCAGGACCATCGACCGGCTAATTGCCGACACAGCAACCATCATCGCAGAGGCGCGAGTGTATGTTTCCAATGGTGACCTGTATGGTCGAGGCAgcgggggtgaggaggaggatgagggggggAGGATCAGGGAGCATGAGCTGCTGTACAGGATCAATGCCCAGATGAAGGCCTTCAGGAAGGAGCTACAGGGCTTCATAGACAGACTGGAGGTGCCCAAAcctgaggacagggaggaggaacCACTTtcg CATAGCCACatcctttgtttgtttgtttctgttgaTTTTTACATTCGTTGTCAAGGTCAATGCACAGGAGCCTCCCTATTCAAGCACAGGCCACAGTCACATAACTGGATATACAGTATGCTTATGTTCAACGCTGGAGACTACATTACCCACTACCCACCACTTCCTTCATCACCCCAAGTAAAG TCTTTTTCAGatttagcctataggcctacattaaTCAACGATTATGCTGCTTTTACCTCAAAAAG TTTTCCTCCAACATTTCCACACGTTGGTGACCCCATCAAGACAGAAAGACGCTAG
- the LOC115191425 gene encoding protein SOGA3-like isoform X2, translating to MDDTVNSAASGAADFPVAASDNSTARRQHRAPSPTKIRECASKPAQKCSSRSKNIVSKGGSRNKVVNEGLKTAVVREKEIEKCDVEAFHSDGAETDAVNCNAKKADASREEGTEEIFHQPIDSQTRRSSLRLSCLKGESSQHIESYRPDGSSTAGSVKGKAKKRGGEAVTASAGYSRNRSGEYLGCVPGLGLWSGGCLQTELIHFHLHKKLKRSVSKMHTKAERAPGAEASAETEPATEAIEAEPVTQQDEGPEDELERLVDENEDLKTEIEEMRTEMDEMRDTFYEEDTCQLQEMRRELERANKNCRILQYRLRKAERKKLRYAQTGEIDEELLRSLEQDLKVAKDVSVRLHHELENVEEKRTKTEDENEKLRQKLIEVEVTKQALQNELDKVKESQKRRGSKEVQRSDKKSAQTPTEDHNEDLKCQLAFIKEEAVLMRKKTAKIDKEKDRLEAELQKYRSFYGDLDSPHPKGEAGGPPSTRESELKLRLRLVEEEANILGRKIVELEVENRGLRAELDDLRGEGEGEGGSGGGAVGRVGVGRGHGEAMTELRQQLQLVEDEAELLRRNLADAEDHNKRVMGELNKLRFKAGTHEGGARHGGGVAGGGGVSTEKADALQEELKTARLQINDLSGKVMQLQYENRVLLSNMQRYDLASHLALRGCTSPRDSDADSDAGGTGPSVHRESDDDSSSSRVLPPHRKREGPVGGESDSDEVRNQTRCLTPTRGLYTPPPEVATRFLPRSPRDRQQMIDIRVEAEHLGRTIDRLIADTATIIAEARVYVSNGDLYGRGSGGEEEDEGGRIREHELLYRINAQMKAFRKELQGFIDRLEVPKPEDREEEPLSHSHILCLFVSVDFYIRCQGQCTGASLFKHRPQSHNWIYSMLMFNAGDYITHYPPLPSSPQVKFSSNISTRW from the exons ATGGATGACACCGTGAACTCTGCCGCAAGCGGCGCTGCGGATTTTCCAGTGGCAGCATCAGACAATAGCACAGCGAGGAGGCAGCATCGGGCTCCCTCGCCGACCAAAATCCGGGAATGCGCCTCAAAACCGGCCCAGAAATGCTCCAGCAGATCCAAAAATATAGTTTCCAAAGGAGGATCGAGGAATAAGGTGGTAAACGAGGGGCTTAAGACCGCTGTCGTGAGGGAGAAGGAGATCGAGAAATGCGACGTGGAAGCTTTTCACTCGGATGGTGCTGAAACCGATGCTGTCAATTGCAATGCAAAGAAGGCGGATGCTAGCAGAGAGGAAGGTACGGAGGAGATATTTCACCAGCCGATAGATTCTCAAACCCGTCGTTCCTCGTTACGTTTATCCTGCCTCAAAGGCGAGTCTTCCCAACATATTGAGTCATACCGGCCAGACGGCTCCAGCACCGCGGGTTCGGTGAAAGGGAAAGCGAAGAAGCGGGGAGGGGAGGCAGTGACAGCATCAGCAGGCTACAGCAGGAATAGAAGCGGGGAATACTTGGGCTGCGTGCCGGGCCTTGGTCTGTGGAGCGGGGGTTGCTTGCAGACTGAACTCATCCACTTCCACCTACATAAGAAATTGAAGAGAAGCGTCAGTAAGATGCACACCAAGGCAGAAAGGGCTCCGGGCGCGGAGGCCTCGGCCGAGACGGAACCGGCTACAGAGGCCATAGAGGCGGAGCCCGTGACACAGCAAGACGAGGGCCCGGAGGACGAGCTGGAGAGACTGGTGGATGAGAATGAAGATCTCAAG ACGGAGATCGAGGAGATGAGGACGGAGATGGACGAGATGCGTGACACCTTCTACGAGGAGGACACGTGCCAGCTGCAGGAAATGAGGCGTGAGCTGGAGCGAGCCAATAAGAACTGCCGGATCCTCCAGTACCGGCTGAGGAAGGCTGAGAGGAAGAAGCTGCGCTACGCCCAGACAGGAGAAATCGACGAGGAACTACTGAGGAGCCTGGAGCAGgacctgaag GTAGCGAAGGATGTGTCTGTGAGGCTCCACCATGAGCTGGAGAATGTGGAGGAGAAACGCACCAAGACAGAGGACGAGAATGAGAAACTGAGGCAGAAACTCATTGAGGTGGAGGTGACCAAACAGGCCCTTCAGAATGAGCTGGACAAAGTCAAGGAG TcacagaagagaagaggaagCAAGGAGGTCCAACGGTCTGACAAGAAGTCTGCCCAGACCCCAACAGAG GACCACAACGAGGACCTCAAGTGCCAGCTGGCCTTCATCAAGGAGGAGGCCGTGTTGATGAGGAAGAAGACAGCTAAGATCGACAAGGAGAAGGACCGGCTGGAGGCGGAGCTACAGAAGTACCGCTCCTTCTACGGGGACCTAGACAGCCCCCACCCCAAGGGTGAGGCCGGGGGACCCCCCAGCACCCGTGAATCCGAGCTGAAGCTGCGTCTGcgtctggtggaggaggaggctaACATCCTAGGGAGAAAGATTGTGGAGCTGGAG GTGGAGAACCGGGGACTGAGGGCCGAGCTGGACGACctcaggggagaaggggagggagaaggggggtccggtggcgGGGCTGTGGGCAGGGTAGGAGTGGGCCGGGGCCATGGGGAGGCCATGACAGAGCTGAGGCAGCAGCTGCAGCTGGTGGAGGACGAGGCAGAATTACTGAGGAGGAACCTGGCAGATGCTGAGGATCACAACAAGAGGGTGATGGGAGAACTCAACAAGCTCAGGTTTAAGGCTGGGACCCACGAGGGAGGAGCGAGGCATGGAGGAGGggtggcaggaggaggaggagtaagcACAGAGAAGGCAGATGCACTGCAGGAAGAATTGAAGACGGCACGGCTACAGATTAATGATCTCAGTGGGAAG gtgaTGCAGCTGCAGTATGAGAACCGTGTTCTGCTCTCCAACATGCAGCGCTACGACCTGGCCTCCCACCTGGCCCTGAGGGGGTGCACAAGCCCCCGGGACAGCGATGCAGACAGCGACGCGGGTGGGACCGGCCCAAGCGTGCACCGCGAGAGTGATGatgactcctcctcctcccgtGTCCTGCCCCCGCACCGCAAACGCGAGGGCCCAGTGGGCGGGGAAAGTGACTCAGATGAGGTGCGGAACCAAACCCGCTGCCTCACACCCACCCGAGGACTCTACACACCGCCCCCAGAGGTCGCCACCCGCTTCCTGCCTCGCAGCCCACGGGATCGCCAGCAGATGATCGACATCCGGGTGGAGGCGGAGCATCTTGGCAGGACCATCGACCGGCTAATTGCCGACACAGCAACCATCATCGCAGAGGCGCGAGTGTATGTTTCCAATGGTGACCTGTATGGTCGAGGCAgcgggggtgaggaggaggatgagggggggAGGATCAGGGAGCATGAGCTGCTGTACAGGATCAATGCCCAGATGAAGGCCTTCAGGAAGGAGCTACAGGGCTTCATAGACAGACTGGAGGTGCCCAAAcctgaggacagggaggaggaacCACTTtcg CATAGCCACatcctttgtttgtttgtttctgttgaTTTTTACATTCGTTGTCAAGGTCAATGCACAGGAGCCTCCCTATTCAAGCACAGGCCACAGTCACATAACTGGATATACAGTATGCTTATGTTCAACGCTGGAGACTACATTACCCACTACCCACCACTTCCTTCATCACCCCAAGTAAAG TTTTCCTCCAACATTTCCACACGTTGGTGA
- the LOC115191425 gene encoding protein SOGA3-like isoform X3 — MDDTVNSAASGAADFPVAASDNSTARRQHRAPSPTKIRECASKPAQKCSSRSKNIVSKGGSRNKVVNEGLKTAVVREKEIEKCDVEAFHSDGAETDAVNCNAKKADASREEGTEEIFHQPIDSQTRRSSLRLSCLKGESSQHIESYRPDGSSTAGSVKGKAKKRGGEAVTASAGYSRNRSGEYLGCVPGLGLWSGGCLQTELIHFHLHKKLKRSVSKMHTKAERAPGAEASAETEPATEAIEAEPVTQQDEGPEDELERLVDENEDLKTEIEEMRTEMDEMRDTFYEEDTCQLQEMRRELERANKNCRILQYRLRKAERKKLRYAQTGEIDEELLRSLEQDLKVAKDVSVRLHHELENVEEKRTKTEDENEKLRQKLIEVEVTKQALQNELDKVKESQKRRGSKEVQRSDKKSAQTPTEDHNEDLKCQLAFIKEEAVLMRKKTAKIDKEKDRLEAELQKYRSFYGDLDSPHPKGEAGGPPSTRESELKLRLRLVEEEANILGRKIVELEVENRGLRAELDDLRGEGEGEGGSGGGAVGRVGVGRGHGEAMTELRQQLQLVEDEAELLRRNLADAEDHNKRVMGELNKLRFKAGTHEGGARHGGGVAGGGGVSTEKADALQEELKTARLQINDLSGKVMQLQYENRVLLSNMQRYDLASHLALRGCTSPRDSDADSDAGGTGPSVHRESDDDSSSSRVLPPHRKREGPVGGESDSDEVRNQTRCLTPTRGLYTPPPEVATRFLPRSPRDRQQMIDIRVEAEHLGRTIDRLIADTATIIAEARVYVSNGDLYGRGSGGEEEDEGGRIREHELLYRINAQMKAFRKELQGFIDRLEVPKPEDREEEPLSVNAQEPPYSSTGHSHITGYTVCLCSTLETTLPTTHHFLHHPK; from the exons ATGGATGACACCGTGAACTCTGCCGCAAGCGGCGCTGCGGATTTTCCAGTGGCAGCATCAGACAATAGCACAGCGAGGAGGCAGCATCGGGCTCCCTCGCCGACCAAAATCCGGGAATGCGCCTCAAAACCGGCCCAGAAATGCTCCAGCAGATCCAAAAATATAGTTTCCAAAGGAGGATCGAGGAATAAGGTGGTAAACGAGGGGCTTAAGACCGCTGTCGTGAGGGAGAAGGAGATCGAGAAATGCGACGTGGAAGCTTTTCACTCGGATGGTGCTGAAACCGATGCTGTCAATTGCAATGCAAAGAAGGCGGATGCTAGCAGAGAGGAAGGTACGGAGGAGATATTTCACCAGCCGATAGATTCTCAAACCCGTCGTTCCTCGTTACGTTTATCCTGCCTCAAAGGCGAGTCTTCCCAACATATTGAGTCATACCGGCCAGACGGCTCCAGCACCGCGGGTTCGGTGAAAGGGAAAGCGAAGAAGCGGGGAGGGGAGGCAGTGACAGCATCAGCAGGCTACAGCAGGAATAGAAGCGGGGAATACTTGGGCTGCGTGCCGGGCCTTGGTCTGTGGAGCGGGGGTTGCTTGCAGACTGAACTCATCCACTTCCACCTACATAAGAAATTGAAGAGAAGCGTCAGTAAGATGCACACCAAGGCAGAAAGGGCTCCGGGCGCGGAGGCCTCGGCCGAGACGGAACCGGCTACAGAGGCCATAGAGGCGGAGCCCGTGACACAGCAAGACGAGGGCCCGGAGGACGAGCTGGAGAGACTGGTGGATGAGAATGAAGATCTCAAG ACGGAGATCGAGGAGATGAGGACGGAGATGGACGAGATGCGTGACACCTTCTACGAGGAGGACACGTGCCAGCTGCAGGAAATGAGGCGTGAGCTGGAGCGAGCCAATAAGAACTGCCGGATCCTCCAGTACCGGCTGAGGAAGGCTGAGAGGAAGAAGCTGCGCTACGCCCAGACAGGAGAAATCGACGAGGAACTACTGAGGAGCCTGGAGCAGgacctgaag GTAGCGAAGGATGTGTCTGTGAGGCTCCACCATGAGCTGGAGAATGTGGAGGAGAAACGCACCAAGACAGAGGACGAGAATGAGAAACTGAGGCAGAAACTCATTGAGGTGGAGGTGACCAAACAGGCCCTTCAGAATGAGCTGGACAAAGTCAAGGAG TcacagaagagaagaggaagCAAGGAGGTCCAACGGTCTGACAAGAAGTCTGCCCAGACCCCAACAGAG GACCACAACGAGGACCTCAAGTGCCAGCTGGCCTTCATCAAGGAGGAGGCCGTGTTGATGAGGAAGAAGACAGCTAAGATCGACAAGGAGAAGGACCGGCTGGAGGCGGAGCTACAGAAGTACCGCTCCTTCTACGGGGACCTAGACAGCCCCCACCCCAAGGGTGAGGCCGGGGGACCCCCCAGCACCCGTGAATCCGAGCTGAAGCTGCGTCTGcgtctggtggaggaggaggctaACATCCTAGGGAGAAAGATTGTGGAGCTGGAG GTGGAGAACCGGGGACTGAGGGCCGAGCTGGACGACctcaggggagaaggggagggagaaggggggtccggtggcgGGGCTGTGGGCAGGGTAGGAGTGGGCCGGGGCCATGGGGAGGCCATGACAGAGCTGAGGCAGCAGCTGCAGCTGGTGGAGGACGAGGCAGAATTACTGAGGAGGAACCTGGCAGATGCTGAGGATCACAACAAGAGGGTGATGGGAGAACTCAACAAGCTCAGGTTTAAGGCTGGGACCCACGAGGGAGGAGCGAGGCATGGAGGAGGggtggcaggaggaggaggagtaagcACAGAGAAGGCAGATGCACTGCAGGAAGAATTGAAGACGGCACGGCTACAGATTAATGATCTCAGTGGGAAG gtgaTGCAGCTGCAGTATGAGAACCGTGTTCTGCTCTCCAACATGCAGCGCTACGACCTGGCCTCCCACCTGGCCCTGAGGGGGTGCACAAGCCCCCGGGACAGCGATGCAGACAGCGACGCGGGTGGGACCGGCCCAAGCGTGCACCGCGAGAGTGATGatgactcctcctcctcccgtGTCCTGCCCCCGCACCGCAAACGCGAGGGCCCAGTGGGCGGGGAAAGTGACTCAGATGAGGTGCGGAACCAAACCCGCTGCCTCACACCCACCCGAGGACTCTACACACCGCCCCCAGAGGTCGCCACCCGCTTCCTGCCTCGCAGCCCACGGGATCGCCAGCAGATGATCGACATCCGGGTGGAGGCGGAGCATCTTGGCAGGACCATCGACCGGCTAATTGCCGACACAGCAACCATCATCGCAGAGGCGCGAGTGTATGTTTCCAATGGTGACCTGTATGGTCGAGGCAgcgggggtgaggaggaggatgagggggggAGGATCAGGGAGCATGAGCTGCTGTACAGGATCAATGCCCAGATGAAGGCCTTCAGGAAGGAGCTACAGGGCTTCATAGACAGACTGGAGGTGCCCAAAcctgaggacagggaggaggaacCACTTtcg GTCAATGCACAGGAGCCTCCCTATTCAAGCACAGGCCACAGTCACATAACTGGATATACAGTATGCTTATGTTCAACGCTGGAGACTACATTACCCACTACCCACCACTTCCTTCATCACCCCAAGTAA
- the LOC115191425 gene encoding protein SOGA3-like isoform X4: MDDTVNSAASGAADFPVAASDNSTARRQHRAPSPTKIRECASKPAQKCSSRSKNIVSKGGSRNKVVNEGLKTAVVREKEIEKCDVEAFHSDGAETDAVNCNAKKADASREEGTEEIFHQPIDSQTRRSSLRLSCLKGESSQHIESYRPDGSSTAGSVKGKAKKRGGEAVTASAGYSRNRSGEYLGCVPGLGLWSGGCLQTELIHFHLHKKLKRSVSKMHTKAERAPGAEASAETEPATEAIEAEPVTQQDEGPEDELERLVDENEDLKTEIEEMRTEMDEMRDTFYEEDTCQLQEMRRELERANKNCRILQYRLRKAERKKLRYAQTGEIDEELLRSLEQDLKVAKDVSVRLHHELENVEEKRTKTEDENEKLRQKLIEVEVTKQALQNELDKVKESQKRRGSKEVQRSDKKSAQTPTEDHNEDLKCQLAFIKEEAVLMRKKTAKIDKEKDRLEAELQKYRSFYGDLDSPHPKGEAGGPPSTRESELKLRLRLVEEEANILGRKIVELEVENRGLRAELDDLRGEGEGEGGSGGGAVGRVGVGRGHGEAMTELRQQLQLVEDEAELLRRNLADAEDHNKRVMGELNKLRFKAGTHEGGARHGGGVAGGGGVSTEKADALQEELKTARLQINDLSGKVMQLQYENRVLLSNMQRYDLASHLALRGCTSPRDSDADSDAGGTGPSVHRESDDDSSSSRVLPPHRKREGPVGGESDSDEVRNQTRCLTPTRGLYTPPPEVATRFLPRSPRDRQQMIDIRVEAEHLGRTIDRLIADTATIIAEARVYVSNGDLYGRGSGGEEEDEGGRIREHELLYRINAQMKAFRKELQGFIDRLEVPKPEDREEEPLSMFQPIILLILILVLFSSLSYATIFKLVFLFTLFFVL; the protein is encoded by the exons ATGGATGACACCGTGAACTCTGCCGCAAGCGGCGCTGCGGATTTTCCAGTGGCAGCATCAGACAATAGCACAGCGAGGAGGCAGCATCGGGCTCCCTCGCCGACCAAAATCCGGGAATGCGCCTCAAAACCGGCCCAGAAATGCTCCAGCAGATCCAAAAATATAGTTTCCAAAGGAGGATCGAGGAATAAGGTGGTAAACGAGGGGCTTAAGACCGCTGTCGTGAGGGAGAAGGAGATCGAGAAATGCGACGTGGAAGCTTTTCACTCGGATGGTGCTGAAACCGATGCTGTCAATTGCAATGCAAAGAAGGCGGATGCTAGCAGAGAGGAAGGTACGGAGGAGATATTTCACCAGCCGATAGATTCTCAAACCCGTCGTTCCTCGTTACGTTTATCCTGCCTCAAAGGCGAGTCTTCCCAACATATTGAGTCATACCGGCCAGACGGCTCCAGCACCGCGGGTTCGGTGAAAGGGAAAGCGAAGAAGCGGGGAGGGGAGGCAGTGACAGCATCAGCAGGCTACAGCAGGAATAGAAGCGGGGAATACTTGGGCTGCGTGCCGGGCCTTGGTCTGTGGAGCGGGGGTTGCTTGCAGACTGAACTCATCCACTTCCACCTACATAAGAAATTGAAGAGAAGCGTCAGTAAGATGCACACCAAGGCAGAAAGGGCTCCGGGCGCGGAGGCCTCGGCCGAGACGGAACCGGCTACAGAGGCCATAGAGGCGGAGCCCGTGACACAGCAAGACGAGGGCCCGGAGGACGAGCTGGAGAGACTGGTGGATGAGAATGAAGATCTCAAG ACGGAGATCGAGGAGATGAGGACGGAGATGGACGAGATGCGTGACACCTTCTACGAGGAGGACACGTGCCAGCTGCAGGAAATGAGGCGTGAGCTGGAGCGAGCCAATAAGAACTGCCGGATCCTCCAGTACCGGCTGAGGAAGGCTGAGAGGAAGAAGCTGCGCTACGCCCAGACAGGAGAAATCGACGAGGAACTACTGAGGAGCCTGGAGCAGgacctgaag GTAGCGAAGGATGTGTCTGTGAGGCTCCACCATGAGCTGGAGAATGTGGAGGAGAAACGCACCAAGACAGAGGACGAGAATGAGAAACTGAGGCAGAAACTCATTGAGGTGGAGGTGACCAAACAGGCCCTTCAGAATGAGCTGGACAAAGTCAAGGAG TcacagaagagaagaggaagCAAGGAGGTCCAACGGTCTGACAAGAAGTCTGCCCAGACCCCAACAGAG GACCACAACGAGGACCTCAAGTGCCAGCTGGCCTTCATCAAGGAGGAGGCCGTGTTGATGAGGAAGAAGACAGCTAAGATCGACAAGGAGAAGGACCGGCTGGAGGCGGAGCTACAGAAGTACCGCTCCTTCTACGGGGACCTAGACAGCCCCCACCCCAAGGGTGAGGCCGGGGGACCCCCCAGCACCCGTGAATCCGAGCTGAAGCTGCGTCTGcgtctggtggaggaggaggctaACATCCTAGGGAGAAAGATTGTGGAGCTGGAG GTGGAGAACCGGGGACTGAGGGCCGAGCTGGACGACctcaggggagaaggggagggagaaggggggtccggtggcgGGGCTGTGGGCAGGGTAGGAGTGGGCCGGGGCCATGGGGAGGCCATGACAGAGCTGAGGCAGCAGCTGCAGCTGGTGGAGGACGAGGCAGAATTACTGAGGAGGAACCTGGCAGATGCTGAGGATCACAACAAGAGGGTGATGGGAGAACTCAACAAGCTCAGGTTTAAGGCTGGGACCCACGAGGGAGGAGCGAGGCATGGAGGAGGggtggcaggaggaggaggagtaagcACAGAGAAGGCAGATGCACTGCAGGAAGAATTGAAGACGGCACGGCTACAGATTAATGATCTCAGTGGGAAG gtgaTGCAGCTGCAGTATGAGAACCGTGTTCTGCTCTCCAACATGCAGCGCTACGACCTGGCCTCCCACCTGGCCCTGAGGGGGTGCACAAGCCCCCGGGACAGCGATGCAGACAGCGACGCGGGTGGGACCGGCCCAAGCGTGCACCGCGAGAGTGATGatgactcctcctcctcccgtGTCCTGCCCCCGCACCGCAAACGCGAGGGCCCAGTGGGCGGGGAAAGTGACTCAGATGAGGTGCGGAACCAAACCCGCTGCCTCACACCCACCCGAGGACTCTACACACCGCCCCCAGAGGTCGCCACCCGCTTCCTGCCTCGCAGCCCACGGGATCGCCAGCAGATGATCGACATCCGGGTGGAGGCGGAGCATCTTGGCAGGACCATCGACCGGCTAATTGCCGACACAGCAACCATCATCGCAGAGGCGCGAGTGTATGTTTCCAATGGTGACCTGTATGGTCGAGGCAgcgggggtgaggaggaggatgagggggggAGGATCAGGGAGCATGAGCTGCTGTACAGGATCAATGCCCAGATGAAGGCCTTCAGGAAGGAGCTACAGGGCTTCATAGACAGACTGGAGGTGCCCAAAcctgaggacagggaggaggaacCACTTtcg ATGTTTCAGCCCATAATTTTACTCATCCTCATACTAGTCttattctcctccctctcctatgCCACCATCTTTAAACTTGTCTTTCTGTTTACCCTTTTCTTCGTCCTGTGA